One window from the genome of Catenulispora sp. MAP5-51 encodes:
- a CDS encoding CHAT domain-containing protein, producing MTENFFLDGGEVLAEALQQARASAADGTDAAYAHVLGLVAADDAALWATLAAEHVSVLRSWGRLSTAASQCERYLRDERGAAHRLPLLIERAQVRSESGMHAAAAADAAEIREAVGRDPRAELDSAAHARLRRVEGLAAGDPATARRYLGEARAVFESVGDAAAVAVLDADLRLVAARGGSDEAVSAILAEDSDAATSVPRALARALALKARHRYEEALLVVVTALASDGLDAALQLPLLEELVGLLVALRRGKALKALSAELSHLTFMEAGGSAEGTEPPAARFLRVLLTTFGLLDRGEVQRARGELDAIRELADSDRDRAHWHLASGEVSVAAFKRRKVEADLTAAVSDLTTALELANTDQLLDVRIRALRLLGEAFELLKQPDQASDRWARAHALEEELVARQVSDEVRATLLEDIPTEHDERIRVAAELAASGPGGAPAATAVAAAIVAMESARGAAVLAGIAPGAAGALRRLPAPGDGPAAWQWLRTIADATARDEAIWIMHARPGRVHHGIVGRGLVHHVDLPADRGELEKLVKALRKECNEYRLGRPEGRDRVSQLIERLAAGIGVETVLGLVPPRIKRLVVVAGGVLSDIPLAALPIKSGRGAPGGLGGLGGPAGSAGSDGAPVPIVTRFALSDLPCLSARPLLRQRAVGNRGSRALMISAFEATPEDFEGELLRTDYRRVRILGHGQTDPKDASQTWLQFAGTKNERDGRIQPGRFQQANLTSCGTLILGACESGMAQRVGRDERTGFVRAGLHAGAASVVAARWIAEVSVTAVLLDRFEGYLRYLPRDVALQRAQLDVRDGRAVPAGDVPEPGHPAWWACWTLYGDSGHQVKAPILRASARRPAHVIRRLFRTAVQTD from the coding sequence GTGACTGAGAACTTCTTCCTCGACGGCGGGGAGGTGCTGGCCGAGGCCCTTCAACAGGCGCGGGCGTCCGCCGCCGACGGGACAGACGCCGCCTACGCTCATGTCCTCGGCCTCGTGGCCGCCGACGACGCCGCGCTGTGGGCGACGCTGGCGGCCGAGCATGTCAGCGTCCTGCGCTCCTGGGGCCGGTTGTCGACAGCCGCTTCCCAGTGCGAGCGATACCTACGCGACGAGCGAGGCGCGGCCCATCGCCTGCCGCTGTTGATCGAGCGTGCCCAGGTGCGGTCCGAGTCGGGCATGCATGCCGCTGCCGCCGCCGACGCGGCCGAGATCCGCGAGGCGGTCGGCCGCGATCCGCGCGCAGAGCTGGACTCCGCAGCCCATGCTCGGCTGCGGCGGGTGGAAGGGCTGGCGGCCGGCGACCCCGCCACGGCTCGGCGCTATTTGGGCGAGGCGCGCGCCGTGTTCGAGTCCGTCGGCGATGCGGCGGCGGTGGCCGTCCTCGACGCCGATCTGCGGCTGGTCGCGGCGCGCGGCGGCTCCGACGAGGCGGTGTCGGCGATCCTCGCCGAGGATTCGGATGCCGCGACATCGGTGCCGCGTGCGTTGGCTCGCGCACTGGCCCTCAAGGCTCGGCACCGGTACGAGGAGGCGCTTCTGGTCGTCGTGACGGCGCTGGCCTCCGACGGCCTCGATGCCGCATTGCAGCTTCCGTTGCTGGAAGAACTGGTCGGCCTGCTTGTGGCGCTGCGCCGTGGCAAGGCGCTGAAGGCCCTGAGTGCGGAACTCTCTCACCTGACCTTTATGGAGGCCGGCGGTTCGGCGGAGGGGACCGAACCGCCGGCCGCACGCTTCCTCAGGGTCCTGCTGACCACGTTCGGCTTGCTGGACCGTGGCGAGGTGCAGCGGGCCCGCGGCGAACTGGACGCGATCCGGGAGCTGGCCGACTCGGACCGGGACCGGGCGCATTGGCACCTGGCGTCGGGGGAGGTGTCGGTCGCGGCGTTCAAGCGTCGCAAGGTGGAAGCGGATCTCACGGCTGCGGTGAGTGACCTAACCACTGCCCTTGAACTGGCCAATACGGATCAGCTCCTTGATGTGCGAATCCGGGCCCTGCGACTGCTCGGCGAGGCGTTCGAGCTCCTCAAGCAGCCCGATCAGGCCTCGGACCGCTGGGCCCGGGCGCACGCGCTGGAAGAAGAGCTCGTCGCCCGCCAGGTCAGCGATGAGGTGCGGGCCACGCTGCTGGAGGACATCCCCACCGAGCACGACGAACGGATCCGGGTCGCGGCCGAGCTCGCGGCGTCCGGGCCCGGCGGCGCCCCGGCGGCCACGGCCGTCGCGGCGGCGATCGTCGCGATGGAGTCGGCGCGCGGCGCCGCGGTCCTGGCCGGCATCGCCCCCGGCGCGGCCGGAGCGCTGCGCCGGCTTCCCGCGCCCGGCGACGGCCCGGCCGCCTGGCAGTGGCTGCGGACGATCGCCGACGCGACGGCCCGCGACGAGGCGATCTGGATCATGCACGCGCGCCCGGGGCGGGTGCACCACGGCATCGTCGGTCGCGGGCTGGTGCACCACGTCGATCTGCCGGCGGACCGGGGCGAGCTGGAGAAGCTCGTCAAGGCACTGCGCAAGGAGTGCAACGAGTACCGGCTCGGCCGGCCCGAGGGGCGCGACCGGGTCTCGCAGCTCATCGAGCGGCTCGCCGCCGGGATCGGGGTCGAGACGGTGCTCGGCCTGGTGCCGCCGAGGATCAAGCGGCTGGTGGTGGTCGCCGGGGGAGTGCTGTCGGACATTCCGTTGGCCGCGCTGCCGATCAAGAGCGGTCGGGGTGCTCCCGGCGGTCTGGGCGGTCTGGGCGGTCCGGCTGGTTCGGCCGGTTCGGACGGTGCGCCGGTGCCGATCGTCACCCGCTTCGCGTTGTCGGACCTGCCGTGTCTGTCGGCGCGTCCGCTGCTCCGTCAGCGGGCTGTCGGCAACCGGGGCTCCCGGGCTTTGATGATCAGCGCCTTCGAAGCCACCCCCGAGGATTTCGAAGGGGAACTGCTGCGGACGGACTACCGGCGTGTGCGCATCCTCGGCCACGGCCAGACCGATCCGAAGGACGCCTCGCAGACGTGGCTCCAGTTCGCGGGCACGAAGAACGAGCGCGACGGCCGGATCCAACCCGGACGGTTCCAGCAGGCGAATCTCACGTCCTGCGGGACCTTGATCCTCGGGGCGTGCGAGTCGGGGATGGCGCAGCGCGTCGGCCGCGACGAGCGGACCGGATTCGTCCGGGCCGGTCTGCACGCCGGCGCCGCCTCGGTGGTGGCCGCGCGGTGGATCGCAGAGGTCTCCGTCACCGCCGTCCTGCTGGACAGGTTCGAGGGCTATCTGCGGTATCTGCCGCGCGACGTGGCCTTGCAGCGTGCGCAGCTCGATGTCCGCGACGGCCGGGCGGTGCCGGCGGGGGACGTGCCCGAGCCGGGGCATCCGGCCTGGTGGGCGTGCTGGACTTTATACGGGGATTCAGGGCATCAGGTGAAGGCGCCTATATTGCGTGCGTCGGCCCGTCGGCCGGCGCACGTGATCCGCCGCCTGTTCCGCACCGCTGTCCAGACCGATTGA
- a CDS encoding response regulator has protein sequence MVKVLIVDDQVLIRAGMAAILRAAPGYEVVGEACDGTEAVTMAALTEPDVVLMDIRMPEMDGIAATRAILGSGRENLPRILILTTFDMDRYVYEALRAGADGFVLKDTPPERLLAALKAVADGDTLFSSTVTRRLVQAYVTAAGLDGEPQGPGPGAGLPPGAGPALVPPPGTGAGTGPGTRPGAPGTGPGHGAGTAGDWPAAGFVPRSRRPEAASSAERAALAALTARETDVLRLVATGLSNGDIAERLVVSEGTVKTHLNRAMAKLNLSSRAQAVVLAYESGLVVAGQPQVQV, from the coding sequence ATGGTCAAGGTTCTGATCGTCGACGACCAGGTGTTGATCCGGGCCGGGATGGCGGCCATTCTGCGCGCCGCGCCCGGCTACGAGGTGGTCGGCGAGGCGTGCGACGGCACCGAGGCGGTGACCATGGCCGCGCTCACCGAGCCCGACGTGGTGCTGATGGACATCCGGATGCCGGAGATGGACGGGATCGCCGCGACCCGCGCGATCCTGGGCTCCGGCCGGGAGAACCTGCCGCGCATCCTGATCCTCACCACCTTCGACATGGACCGGTACGTGTACGAGGCGCTGCGGGCCGGCGCCGACGGCTTCGTGCTGAAGGACACCCCGCCCGAGCGCCTGCTCGCGGCGCTCAAAGCGGTCGCCGACGGCGACACGCTGTTCTCCTCGACCGTGACCCGCCGCCTGGTGCAGGCCTACGTCACCGCCGCCGGTCTCGACGGCGAACCGCAGGGGCCCGGCCCCGGCGCGGGGCTGCCGCCGGGAGCCGGGCCGGCCTTGGTGCCGCCGCCGGGAACCGGGGCGGGCACGGGGCCGGGCACAAGGCCGGGGGCGCCGGGGACAGGCCCGGGACACGGGGCCGGGACCGCCGGGGACTGGCCCGCGGCCGGCTTCGTCCCCCGCTCGCGCCGCCCCGAGGCCGCCTCCTCGGCCGAACGCGCCGCCCTCGCCGCGCTCACCGCCCGCGAGACCGACGTCCTGCGCCTGGTCGCCACCGGCCTGTCCAACGGCGATATCGCCGAGCGGCTGGTGGTCAGCGAGGGCACGGTGAAGACGCACCTGAACCGCGCGATGGCCAAGCTGAACCTGTCGAGCCGGGCCCAGGCCGTGGTGCTGGCCTACGAGTCGGGTCTGGTGGTGGCGGGACAGCCGCAGGTGCAGGTGTAG
- a CDS encoding NUDIX domain-containing protein produces the protein MAGATDAADGARATEATAATETTTEATDWRRLDSTVVLATPWFDVRQDAVIRPDGAADVYHHVATPGSVTVLPVADDGRVLLTRQWIYTHGGVQWRLPAGTIEPFDERPLAAARRELAEETGLRAARWGALGAVNGADSLTNHVDHVFVAQDLTQGEAAREGGEADMALCWLSFEQALELVWSGQIRHAGSAYALLSFGHLREPLA, from the coding sequence ATGGCCGGGGCGACGGACGCCGCGGACGGCGCGCGGGCCACTGAAGCCACCGCAGCCACCGAGACGACCACCGAGGCCACCGACTGGCGGCGGCTGGACAGCACCGTGGTGCTGGCCACGCCCTGGTTCGACGTCCGCCAGGACGCCGTGATCCGCCCCGACGGCGCGGCCGACGTCTACCACCACGTGGCCACCCCGGGCTCGGTGACGGTCCTGCCGGTCGCCGACGACGGCCGCGTCCTGCTGACCCGCCAATGGATCTACACCCACGGCGGCGTCCAGTGGCGGCTCCCGGCCGGCACCATCGAGCCCTTCGACGAGCGCCCGCTGGCCGCCGCCCGCCGCGAACTGGCCGAGGAGACCGGCCTTCGCGCCGCCCGCTGGGGCGCGCTCGGCGCGGTCAACGGCGCCGACAGCCTCACCAACCACGTCGACCACGTCTTCGTCGCCCAGGACCTGACGCAGGGCGAGGCCGCGCGCGAGGGCGGCGAGGCCGACATGGCGCTGTGCTGGCTGTCGTTCGAGCAGGCGCTGGAGCTGGTGTGGTCCGGGCAGATCCGGCACGCCGGGAGCGCGTACGCGCTGTTGTCGTTCGGGCATCTGCGGGAGCCGCTGGCTTAG
- a CDS encoding toll/interleukin-1 receptor domain-containing protein, with translation MPHHPDGRGPAVFISYATADRTEVLKFHQDLLDRGIDPFLDIMDILPGDDVVMSINGALERSDFYVLVWSAAARDRYWVNSEISAAMVLEQRRARPFVFIVRLDDSELPPVLAPRRYLDAFGGRRHFAADQLAAVWTRDRAVGTKVLPAPAPVPEPAPRDEPTLHIYARNQSLQVSHEVRIPHGVTSRELVAAITEQLALPTEASEYGGAVGVRFAYRYRHAGESLTEDSDVPLALGDGDVVDIEVVVEPFGPDGALADPVSFLPGRDYAIPPEMIRDLCQKAIEHLLAEDPEDDQDQEDWPDQES, from the coding sequence ATGCCGCATCATCCCGACGGCCGGGGGCCGGCCGTCTTCATCTCGTACGCGACGGCCGACCGCACCGAGGTCCTGAAGTTCCACCAGGACCTGCTGGACCGCGGGATCGACCCCTTCCTCGACATCATGGACATCCTCCCCGGCGACGACGTCGTGATGAGCATCAACGGCGCCCTGGAGCGCTCGGACTTCTATGTGCTCGTCTGGTCCGCGGCGGCCCGCGACCGGTACTGGGTCAACAGCGAGATCTCCGCGGCCATGGTGCTGGAGCAGCGCCGCGCGCGTCCCTTCGTGTTCATCGTGCGCCTGGACGACAGCGAACTGCCTCCGGTCCTGGCCCCGCGCCGCTACCTGGACGCCTTCGGCGGCCGCCGCCATTTCGCCGCCGACCAGCTGGCGGCGGTCTGGACGCGGGACCGCGCGGTCGGCACCAAGGTCCTGCCCGCCCCGGCCCCGGTCCCCGAGCCGGCACCGCGCGACGAGCCGACGCTGCACATTTACGCGCGCAACCAGTCGCTCCAGGTCTCGCACGAGGTGCGGATCCCGCACGGCGTCACCTCGCGCGAGCTGGTCGCGGCGATCACCGAACAGCTCGCGCTGCCCACCGAGGCCTCGGAGTACGGCGGTGCGGTGGGCGTCCGCTTCGCCTACCGCTACCGGCACGCCGGCGAGTCGCTGACTGAGGACTCCGACGTCCCGCTGGCGCTCGGCGATGGCGACGTCGTGGACATCGAGGTGGTGGTCGAGCCGTTCGGCCCGGACGGCGCCTTGGCGGACCCGGTTTCGTTCCTGCCGGGGCGCGACTATGCGATCCCGCCGGAGATGATCCGGGACTTGTGCCAGAAGGCGATCGAGCATCTGCTCGCGGAGGATCCGGAGGACGATCAGGACCAGGAGGACTGGCCGGACCAGGAGTCCTAA